A single Micromonospora sp. CCTCC AA 2012012 DNA region contains:
- a CDS encoding terpene synthase family protein produces MTAPPAAASGTLDGGAPSASVAEQGRICALATRGLRDLQDVAARHPGLFSAETFDPALLSSVATAIAFTAPWYPASRLRLTTRVLLWVFAADWAIDTRAGSADEVRRTVAECLAVADGAPPPPGAELAHLLAEIRDELTTAPAWAALRTVWRDELDRMFRAVAREWEWKNLPADPVTGRPALSLDGYLDNADNLACSFVNVTHWIAVGDPDCVDHLTELRSVGRDVQRVLRLVNDLATYRRDVEWGDLNALLLVAEPTEVTDRLTELAADCRERISALADRSPRQAEYLHRQISYTSGFYQLSDFWGAAR; encoded by the coding sequence GTGACCGCCCCACCGGCGGCGGCCAGCGGCACGCTCGACGGCGGAGCGCCGTCGGCCTCGGTGGCCGAGCAGGGCCGGATCTGCGCCCTGGCCACTCGGGGGCTGCGCGACCTCCAGGACGTCGCCGCCCGCCATCCGGGGCTCTTCTCGGCCGAGACGTTCGACCCGGCGCTGCTCAGCTCGGTGGCCACCGCCATCGCCTTCACCGCGCCCTGGTATCCGGCGTCCCGGCTGCGCCTCACCACCCGGGTGCTGCTCTGGGTCTTCGCCGCCGACTGGGCGATCGACACCCGGGCCGGCAGCGCCGACGAGGTGCGCCGTACGGTCGCGGAGTGCCTCGCGGTGGCCGACGGCGCGCCGCCGCCGCCGGGCGCGGAGCTGGCGCACCTGCTGGCCGAGATCCGCGACGAGCTGACCACCGCGCCGGCCTGGGCCGCGCTGCGCACGGTGTGGCGGGACGAGCTGGACCGGATGTTCCGCGCGGTGGCCCGGGAGTGGGAGTGGAAGAACCTGCCGGCCGACCCGGTGACCGGCCGGCCGGCGCTCAGCCTCGACGGGTACCTCGACAACGCCGACAACCTGGCGTGTTCGTTCGTCAACGTGACCCACTGGATCGCGGTGGGCGACCCGGACTGCGTCGACCACCTCACCGAGCTGCGCAGCGTCGGGCGGGACGTGCAGCGGGTGCTGCGCCTGGTCAACGACCTGGCCACCTACCGGCGGGACGTGGAATGGGGTGACCTCAACGCGCTGCTGCTGGTCGCCGAGCCGACCGAGGTCACCGACCGGCTGACCGAGCTGGCCGCCGACTGCCGGGAGCGGATCTCCGCGCTCGCGGACCGCAGCCCCCGGCAGGCCGAGTACCTGCACCGGCAGATCTCCTACACCAGCGGCTTCTACCAGCTCTCCGACTTCTGGGGGGCGGCCCGGTGA
- a CDS encoding prenyltransferase/squalene oxidase repeat-containing protein has protein sequence MTGPAASAVVPLRRADALVEQLSRQPWGQVDPSTYETARLVADAPWLPGHPARVAHLLRGQRADGAWGPPEGYALVPTVSAVDALLAELARPGEPAAGLLDAVAGGLRALRGPLARLVLPDTPGADLIVPALVGSIGERLDRLDGGLRHRLPVGRPALPPGVTRERLDRIRAVVAAGADLPAKLAHFVEVLELPAGRLPGAHGTDPLAVGASPAATAAWLAAAGPSDGAAARDFLTGLVRHGGGPVPCPTPITVFERAWVLSALLRAGLPVVPPAVLVESLAVATGRSGIATGAGLPTDADTTAVALDALGRLGRPADPAVLWEYETDEGFCTWPGEDGFSVTTNAHVLDAFARHLRRHPGAGARHRAVPARLAGVLRERQGADGGWRDRWHASPYYATACCVSALVDSGAGPAATDAVAAAVRFVLRTQRPDGSWGRWAGTVEETAYALHVLLAAPWAAAGVTAAIARGYGRLIDPSDGPHPPLWYGKELYRPVAVVGAAVLAATQLASEHLLGVGRELPIREPARVRGAGAPDIQRLEGTCGHC, from the coding sequence GTGACCGGGCCCGCCGCGTCCGCCGTGGTGCCGCTGCGTCGCGCGGACGCGCTGGTCGAGCAGCTGTCGCGGCAGCCGTGGGGGCAGGTCGACCCCTCCACGTACGAGACGGCCCGGCTGGTCGCGGACGCGCCCTGGCTGCCCGGGCACCCGGCCCGCGTCGCGCACCTGCTGCGCGGGCAGCGGGCCGACGGCGCCTGGGGACCACCCGAGGGGTACGCGCTGGTGCCGACCGTGAGCGCCGTCGACGCGCTGCTGGCGGAGCTGGCCCGGCCGGGGGAACCGGCCGCCGGCCTGCTCGACGCGGTGGCGGGCGGGCTGCGGGCGCTCCGCGGTCCGCTCGCCCGGCTCGTCCTGCCGGACACGCCCGGCGCCGACCTGATCGTGCCGGCGCTGGTCGGCTCGATCGGCGAGCGGCTGGACCGGTTGGACGGGGGCCTCCGGCACCGGCTACCGGTCGGTCGGCCGGCGCTGCCTCCCGGTGTCACCCGGGAGCGGCTCGACCGGATCCGGGCGGTGGTGGCGGCCGGTGCCGACCTGCCCGCCAAGCTCGCCCACTTCGTCGAGGTGCTGGAGCTGCCGGCGGGGCGGCTGCCCGGCGCGCACGGCACCGATCCGCTGGCGGTGGGCGCCTCCCCGGCGGCGACGGCGGCCTGGCTCGCCGCGGCCGGCCCGTCCGACGGGGCGGCGGCCCGGGACTTCCTGACCGGGCTGGTGCGGCACGGCGGCGGCCCGGTGCCCTGCCCGACGCCGATCACGGTCTTCGAACGGGCCTGGGTGCTCAGCGCTCTGCTCCGGGCCGGCCTCCCGGTGGTCCCGCCGGCGGTGCTGGTGGAGAGCCTGGCCGTGGCGACGGGGAGGAGCGGCATCGCCACCGGGGCCGGCCTGCCGACGGACGCGGACACCACCGCCGTCGCCCTGGACGCGCTGGGCCGGCTCGGCCGCCCCGCCGACCCGGCCGTGCTGTGGGAGTACGAGACGGACGAGGGGTTCTGCACCTGGCCGGGGGAGGACGGCTTCTCGGTCACCACGAACGCGCACGTCCTGGACGCCTTCGCCCGGCACCTGCGCCGACACCCGGGGGCGGGTGCCCGGCACCGGGCCGTCCCGGCGCGCCTCGCCGGGGTGCTGCGGGAGCGGCAGGGTGCCGACGGCGGCTGGCGGGACCGCTGGCACGCCTCTCCCTACTACGCCACCGCGTGCTGCGTGTCGGCACTGGTCGACTCCGGGGCCGGTCCGGCGGCGACGGACGCGGTCGCCGCGGCGGTCCGCTTCGTGCTGCGGACGCAGCGCCCGGACGGCTCGTGGGGGCGCTGGGCGGGCACCGTGGAGGAGACGGCGTACGCCCTGCACGTCCTGCTCGCCGCGCCGTGGGCCGCCGCCGGGGTGACCGCCGCGATCGCCCGTGGCTACGGCCGGCTGATCGATCCGTCCGACGGGCCGCATCCTCCACTGTGGTACGGCAAGGAGTTGTACCGCCCGGTGGCCGTCGTCGGGGCGGCCGTGCTTGCCGCCACGCAGCTGGCCTCGGAACACCTGCTGGGCGTGGGGAGAGAGCTGCCGATCCGGGAGCCGGCGAGGGTGCGCGGAGCGGGTGCACCGGACATTCAGCGACTTGAGGGTACCTGTGGACACTGCTAG